The Camelina sativa cultivar DH55 chromosome 14, Cs, whole genome shotgun sequence genome includes a window with the following:
- the LOC104740783 gene encoding AT-hook motif nuclear-localized protein 27-like has translation MEGGYEQGGGASRYFHNLFRPEIHHQHLQPQGGINLIDQHHHHQQQQQQQQQQQPSDDSRESEHSNKDHHQQGRPDSDPNTSSSTPGKRPRGRPPGSKNKAKPPIIVTRDSPNALRSHVLEVSPGADIVESVSTYARRRGRGVSVLGGNGTVSNVTLRQPVTPGNGGGVSGGGGVVTLHGRFEILSLTGTVLPPPAPPGAGGLSIFLAGGQGQVVGGSVVAPLITSAPVILMAASFSNAVFERLPMEEEEEEGAGAGAGGGGGGGPPQMQQAPSASPPSGVTGQGQLGGNVGGYGFSGDPHLLGWGAGTPSRPPF, from the coding sequence ATGGAAGGCGGCTACGAGCAAGGCGGTGGAGCTTCTAGATACTTTCATAACCTCTTCAGACCGGAGATTCACCACCAGCACCTTCAACCGCAGGGTGGAATCAATCTTATCGaccagcatcatcatcatcagcaacaacagcagcaacaacagcaacagcaaccgTCGGATGATTCAAGAGAATCTGAACACTCAAACAAGGATCATCATCAACAGGGTCGACCCGATTCAGACCCGAACACATCAAGCTCAACACCAGGGAAACGGCCACGTGGACGTCCGCCGGGATCTAAGAACAAAGCAAAGCCACCGATCATAGTAACCCGCGACAGCCCCAACGCGCTTAGATCTCACGTCCTTGAAGTATCTCCCGGAGCTGACATAGTTGAGAGTGTTTCAACTTACGCTAGGCGGAGAGGGAGAGGCGTCTCCGTTTTAGGAGGGAATGGCACCGTTTCTAACGTCACTCTCCGTCAGCCAGTCACTCCCGGAAACGGTGGTGGTGTgtccggaggaggaggagttgtGACTTTACATGGAAGGTTTGAGATTCTTTCACTAACGGGGACTGTTTTGCCACCTCCTGCGCCGCCTGGTGCAGGTGGTTTGTCAATATTTCTAGCCGGTGGGCAAGGTCAGGTTGTTGGAGGAAGCGTGGTGGCTCCGCTTATTACATCAGCTCCAGTTATACTAATGGCTGCTTCGTTCTCAAATGCGGTTTTTGAGAGACTACCaatggaagaggaagaagaagaaggtgctggtgctggtgcgggcggaggaggaggaggaggaccacCGCAGATGCAGCAAGCTCCATCAGCGTCGCCGCCGTCAGGAGTGACCGGTCAGGGACAGTTAGGAGGTAATGTGGGTGGTTATGGGTTTTCTGGTGATCCTCATTTGCTTGGATGGGGAGCTGGAACACCTTCAAGACCACCTTTTTAA
- the LOC104740780 gene encoding increased DNA methylation 3-like yields the protein MSLCSDGLSSDQYFLVNFIMSNYLGPDVYSDNPRCSASQRLAKGLPPYTLMHVGSSSLTVAQLQNLYYNVLRNAKSSLVVHPDMIYMYLKGYLPMEPIGEFPQFTSFFPTNLHQQKRYSPSHEIVKGVVVIDEPALDFVRKEELQRFRCLSRLNDLKIDRVMSLCPPRVQLDESRGTEQDCSRNGDAATSNGLVTSEDYNSSGEPRETCKRKKEEEAVVSCVISKPDRLSVDIPESQGVEQDCLRNGGTVSNGIVSDQDYYSFVELGETCKRKKEEEEAVVGHTVVSKKEEEEAVVGHTVVSKKEEEEAVVGHTVVSGMSKTPERFRETYKRKRFKNSSKKAANKNGETLMERDRTDKPTSQAVIPVPPPDMKECDAEPSVVTTGTASKGTLGPSVGVIDIGVNKVAYFFQVALPGVRKDYGEFSCEIESDGKVILEGTTTTGEKTIKRHSRVFEMNIRKLCPSGPFKMCFSLPGPVDPRLFSPNFRSDGIFEAVIIRHKDS from the exons ATGAGTCTGTGTAGCGATGGGTTATCGAGCGATCAGTACTTCTTGGTTAATTTCATCATGAGTAATTATTTGGGTCCTGATGTGTATTCTGATAACCCAAGATGCTCAGCTTCTCAGAGATTAGCTAAAGGTTTACCACCTTACACTTTGATGCACGTTGGATCTTCCTCTCTCACTGTTGCGCAGCTACAGAACCTCTACTATAATGTACTGAGAAACGCCAAGTCTAGCCTCGTTGTCCATCCTGACATGATTTATATGTATCTCAAGGGATATCTACCTATGGAACCCATTGGAGAGTTTCCTCAGTTCACGTCTTTTTTCCCCACGAATCTTCACCAGCAGAAAAGGTATTCCCCAAGCCACGAGATTGTAAAAGGGGTTGTTGTTATCGATGAACCTGCACTGGACTTTGTAAGGAAGGAAGAGCTTCAAAGATTCAGATGCTTGTCGCGTTTGAATGACCTTAAAATCGATAGGGTCATGTCTCTGTGTCCTCCACGTGTGCAGCTGGATGAGAGCCGGGGAACAGAGCAGGACTGTTCGAGAAATGGGGATGCAGCGACATCTAATGGACTTGTTACTAGTGAAGACTACAATTCATCTGGAGAGCCTCGAGAAACAtgcaagagaaagaaagaggaagaagcagtTGTTAGTTGCGTGATCAGTAAACCAGATAGACTCTCTGTGGACATTCCAGAAAGCCAGGGAGTGGAGCAGGATTGCTTAAGAAACGGTGGAACGGTATCCAATGGAATTGTCTCTGACCAAGACTACTATTCTTTTGTGGAGCTTGGAGAAACATGCAAGcgaaagaaagaggaagaagaagcagttgTTGGTCATACTGTTGTTTctaagaaagaggaagaagaagcagttgTTGGTCATACTGTTGTTTctaagaaagaggaagaagaagcagttgTTGGTCATACTGTTGTTTCTGGAATGAGTAAAACCCCTGAAAGATTTCGGGAGACATACAAGAGAAAACGGTTCAAGAACTCATCAAAAAAGGCAGCAAACAAGAATGGTGAAACGCTTATGGAAAGAGACAGAACAGATAAACCCACCAGTCAGGCAGTTATACCTGTTCCTCCTCCTGACATGAAGGAATGTGATGCAGAACCGTCGGTTGTCACTACCGGAACAGCCAGTAAAGGAACGCTAGGACCATCTGTTGGTGTTATTGACATTGGTGTCAACAAAGTTGCTTACTTTTTTCAAGTTGCTTTGCCTGGTGTCCGCAAAGATTACG GTGAATTCAGCTGTGAGATTGAATCAGATGGTAAGGTGATACTTGAAGGAACGACTACGACAGGTGAGAAAACAATCAAGAGGCATTCTCGGGTTTTCGAAATGAATATCCGGAAGCTGTGTCCCTCTGGACCGTTCAAGATGTGCTTTAGCCTCCCAGGACCAGTTGATCCACGGCTATTCTCTCCTAATTTCCGATCAGATGGTATCTTCGAGGCTGTCATCATCAGACACAAAGACTCTTAA
- the LOC104740781 gene encoding RNA-binding protein 38-like isoform X2, which translates to MAYHSIPGSGFHYLNSPFGDTTFTKVFVGGLAWETQSDTLRRHFEQYGDILEAVVITDKNTGRSKGYGFVTFRDPEAARRACVDPTPIIDGRRANCNLASLGRPRVPMQYAMIPSFPGRIRPAPPYIGNVQSPRGSLFGSHPHQLSPAYNYQQGVVYPYGVTPYGPDYMYSQSQGFYGPYMGQQYIQVYGVPGAVNSPGYQYGQLSQSIPGGHGYTAVQGYSHPGSHVLQLGGTSPMSAIQSPYPSASAPTQQRIIVQTPQYMQSSGSDQTTG; encoded by the exons ATGGCGTATCATTCGATTCCTGGCTCTGGGTTTCATTACTTGAACTCTCCTTTTGGTGATACAACCTTTACTAAAGTCTTTGTTGGTGGCCTTGCGTGGGAGACTCAAAGCGACACTCTTCGTCGGCATTTCGAACAATATGGTGATATCCTTGAGGCCGTCGTTATTACTGATAAGAACACTGGTCGATCCAAAGGTTACGGCTTT GTGACTTTTCGAGATCCAGAGGCTGCTAGGAGAGCCTGTGTCGACCCAACACCTATTATAGATGGCAGACGCGCCAATTGTAATCTCGCTTCTCTTGGGAGACCTAGGGTCCCTATGCAATATGCCATGATACCCAGCTTTCCTG gGCGGATAAGACCTGCTCCCCCATATATTGGAAATGTGCAGAGTCCTCGCGGTTCACTATTTGGAAGCCATCCGCATCAGCTATCACCTGCTTATAACTACCAACAAGGAGTGGTGTACCCTTATGG GGTTACACCATATGGACCTGACTACATGTACTCACAATCTCAG GGATTTTATGGTCCTTACATGGGTCAACAGTACATTCAGGTGTATGGAGTACCTGGGGCAGTTAACTCACCAGGGTATCAATACGGGCAATTGAGTCAGAGTATTCCCGGTGGTCATGGTTATACAGCAGTTCAGGGTTATTCTCATCCAGGAAGTCATGTTCTGCAGCTTGGTGGCACTTCACCTATGTCTGCTATTCAATCTCCATATCCTTCAGCTTCAGCTCCAACACAACAACGTATCATTGTCCAGACTCCTCAGTATATGCAAAGTAGTGGTTCTGATCAAACAACGGG TTAG
- the LOC104740781 gene encoding RNA-binding protein 38-like isoform X1 produces the protein MAYHSIPGSGFHYLNSPFGDTTFTKVFVGGLAWETQSDTLRRHFEQYGDILEAVVITDKNTGRSKGYGFVTFRDPEAARRACVDPTPIIDGRRANCNLASLGRPRVPMQYAMIPSFPGRIRPAPPYIGNVQSPRGSLFGSHPHQLSPAYNYQQGVVYPYGVTPYGPDYMYSQSQGFYGPYMGQQYIQVYGVPGAVNSPGYQYGQLSQSIPGGHGYTAVQGYSHPGSHVLQLGGTSPMSAIQSPYPSASAPTQQRIIVQTPQYMQSSGSDQTTG, from the exons ATGGCGTATCATTCGATTCCTGGCTCTGGGTTTCATTACTTGAACTCTCCTTTTGGTGATACAACCTTTACTAAAGTCTTTGTTGGTGGCCTTGCGTGGGAGACTCAAAGCGACACTCTTCGTCGGCATTTCGAACAATATGGTGATATCCTTGAGGCCGTCGTTATTACTGATAAGAACACTGGTCGATCCAAAGGTTACGGCTTT GTGACTTTTCGAGATCCAGAGGCTGCTAGGAGAGCCTGTGTCGACCCAACACCTATTATAGATGGCAGACGCGCCAATTGTAATCTCGCTTCTCTTGGGAGACCTAGGGTCCCTATGCAATATGCCATGATACCCAGCTTTCCTG gGCGGATAAGACCTGCTCCCCCATATATTGGAAATGTGCAGAGTCCTCGCGGTTCACTATTTGGAAGCCATCCGCATCAGCTATCACCTGCTTATAACTACCAACAAGGAGTGGTGTACCCTTATGG GGTTACACCATATGGACCTGACTACATGTACTCACAATCTCAG GGATTTTATGGTCCTTACATGGGTCAACAGTACATTCAGGTGTATGGAGTACCTGGGGCAGTTAACTCACCAGGGTATCAATACGGGCAATTGAGTCAGAGTATTCCCGGTGGTCATGGTTATACAGCAGTTCAGGGTTATTCTCATCCAGGAAGTCATGTTCTGCAGCTTGGTGGCACTTCACCTATGTCTGCTATTCAATCTCCATATCCTTCAGCTTCAGCTCCAACACAACAACGTATCATTGTCCAGACTCCTCAGTATATGCAAAGTAGTGGTTCTGATCAAACAACGGGGTGA
- the LOC104740782 gene encoding uncharacterized protein LOC104740782, with translation MLVLRDRGCCLLICVIVFINMVPCYSHERLFDGKTLYAGKELWKETLPLQSGSRVYKLEGLKSNSWYEVKISYPASIPALFSLQLLKNGEVGLKLNQMRRLLNTEKLIFKTKSLEEVYNKDGLYVLVTVEPEGIVAIPNFKERSFVIYNIVCEEQLLGIPYSSLSVVVLVVLCLVAALILPKFLPSYLVIKDGDRDR, from the exons ATGCTAGTGTTACGTGATAGAGGATGCTGCTTGCTTATCTGTGTAATCGTCTTCATAAATATGGTGCCTTGTTACAGCCATGAGAGACT GTTTGATGGGAAAACTTTATATGCTGGGAAGGAACTATGGAAGGAGACACTGCCATTGCAATCTGGTTCTCGAGTTTACAAATTAGAAGGGCTTAAGTCAAATTCTTGGTATGAAGTCAAGATATCGTACCCAGCTTCT ATACCGGCTCTATTTTCGCTGCAATTACTGAAGAATGGTGAGGTTGGTTTGAAGCTGAACCAGATGAGGAGATTACTCAACACTGAGAAACTGATCTTCAAAACCAAGAGTCTTGAAGAAGTTTATAACAAG GACGGATTGTATGTTTTGGTGACGGTTGAACCTGAAGGAATCGTGGCTATACCAAATTTCAAAGAACGATCCTTCGTCATTTACAACATAG TTTGTGAAGAACAGCTCTTAGGCATACCTTACTCAAGCTTGTCAGTGGTGGTTTTGGTAGTTTTGTGTCTAGTGGCCGCGTTGATTCTTCCCAAGTTTCTCCCGTCTTATCTTGTAATCAAAGATGGAGATCGTGATCGTTAA